The genomic window ACTTGACACAATATATTGCAATTCGTTCGATTCTTGATTATGAAATTGAGTCAAACCCAGATAACACTGTCCTCCCACAGGTTATCAATATTTTAGTGGATAGAGGCGCGGAACTTGAAGAAGAGAATTATTCTGAAATAAAAGAAACGGTAGATACAGTGGCGGCATCAGCATCAGATGGTAAAACAGGAGCATCACTTGCAAAAATATTTACAAGTCTGTTGACAACACCTAAGGGCATTAGTGCGCTCGCAACATTAGGCATTATGCTTGGTCAGTCCGAGATGCTGGCAAAAATTGCAGGTGCCACAGCTACAGGAACAGCAAATTGGCTGAAAAAAATAATTAAGTAGGAGGAGGTAATAGCAAATGAGAAATCCAATCGAGAACCTTGGTGATTATAATAAAGTTAGAGAAGCCTTACAAGCGGCAGGAGGTTGCAAGGAAACTCTTTACAAGAGTATTGGAGATACTGCTGTTTCCAAAGCAACTCCGAAACTACTATTAGTAGGTGGTTTGATAGCGACAGGCTTAATTAGTATTGTTCACTTTGGGAATAAAGGGATTAATTTTATCAAAGATAGAAAGCGTAAAATAGAAAATGAACCAGCTTTAAAGAAAGAGTTTTTTGAAACAATTCAAGTAGCGCCATCGAAAACGAATAATGAGGAACTCACAGATTGTGACGAAATAAATAAAACAGGAGATGATTTGGATGTTCGATAAATACTGTAATCTATGCGATACACTTATGAAGCACCATACTATCGGTGAATACTGGGAGTGTCCTAATTGCAATAATAGTATCACCGATGAGGAGATAAAAGTATATGGTGGCTTTTTTGATAATGAGGATGTGACCTATGATATTGATGAAACCTACACCCCATCAAACCCCATGTGTGTTGCGTGTGGCGATCCTAACTATCCAAAATGTACGACAAGCTGCTCACGAATTGATGACTGAAATCTGATAAAAAATGAGAATTGGCTTATGAAAAAACTTAGTACCTTTGGACTTGTAATTGACTTTATACTGGTTTATGTACCGGAGGTTTATGGCTGATTTGGATACTCATAAGATATTTAAGAAACCATTAATTTTTAAGAAAGAAAAAATGGCCAAAAACAAATGGGGCACATGTTTTTCACACCTGTGTTCTGTTCATTAAGAGTACATAAAATTTTCAAATTGCCAATGAGCGAAAGTATGGAGTTTTAGCATGATTCTAAACCGACAAATTCCAATTTTTCGGTGAGATTATAAGCTTAACGGGAATATTGATTATAATATGACAGCTTCCCCTAATCCTTAGTGAATTATACGAAGTTAGGCATCAAAAAACTCAAGCCATTTTGAGAGCTTGAGTAACATATATTTGCGTTAGCTTGTTGGTAGAACATCCCTAACTTTGGATAATTCGGATTGCACGAAACTGCGAATGGTATTACCTATGGGGTTTGAATTTTTTTTCTTCCTTTAGAAAATTTTAAAATGCGACTGTCAAATATGGTATATTGAAAATCTCTTGCGGGGAAACAGCTTAAACTGCCGCAAAAAGGGCACAAGTACCCCCTCCCCAAGAACAGGCACTTTTTTTGAACTATGCAATTTGAGAAATTGCAGGTGGAGATTTGCCAAAGTAAGAATATCGACTGAGCTTATCCGAACCGCAGCACCGGCACTTTGAAATATCTTTACCAGTAATCCTTTGAATTAGCTGGATAGTGGATATTATTGCCTCAGGGATAGTCGGTGTATGGGTAAGTTCTTTACAAACTTTAAGTTTGGTGGCTTTATTACGATTTCCCAAGAATCCGTAATGCCGGATTTTCATAAATCTAGGTGGTAAAATGTGAATAAGAAACCTGCGGATAAATTCCTCTGCCGAAATGGTCATGACTTTCCATTTTGAATTATCCCTATAATCACGCCACTTAAAACGAATCTGGCCATTCTCTAAGCTTAAAATACGTCTGTTTGAGATTGCGACTCTATGTGTATACCTACCGAGATATTCAACT from Phosphitispora fastidiosa includes these protein-coding regions:
- a CDS encoding helix-turn-helix transcriptional regulator, whose translation is MNDKEKKQKQIQLLQQNLCSIRKIAGWTAEQLGEKIGVTKQTISNLENSKSPMNLTQYIAIRSILDYEIESNPDNTVLPQVINILVDRGAELEEENYSEIKETVDTVAASASDGKTGASLAKIFTSLLTTPKGISALATLGIMLGQSEMLAKIAGATATGTANWLKKIIK